The Balneolaceae bacterium genomic interval AAAGCAGGAATTGGACGATATGGACCATTTGTACTTCACGATGGAAATTTCAAGTCGCTAAAAAAGACGGACAACGTTCTTGAGATTGGATTGGATCGCGCCGTAGAACTTATCAAAGAGAAGAAAAGTAAAGGCCGGAGAAGCAGTTCGGAAATTGCTGATCTGGGCAAACACCCGGAAACAGACAAACCCATTAAAGTGCTTGACGGCCGGTACGGTCCCTACATTAAATACGGTCGCAAAAATATCTCACTGCCCAAAGGCACCGAGCCAGAGGAGTTCAGGATGGCCGATGCTGTTCAGTTGATTGAGGAGAAGGGGAAGAAGTAAGCAATTCCAAAACCTCCAAGGTTTCTAAAACCTTGGAGGTTTACAGTTCAGGTTACCAAATTGGATTAGAAAATATTCAAAAAGTAGTGAGTTCGGACTATAAGATTTTTATCTTCGGACAGGAAAATCAATTCACATCAAACCAATCGGTTTTAAAATGTCCGCAAGCTCACCTGCCAAACCCTCCGTTTCGTATAAAATTTCCTATAGTCATACATTCCGGGATAATGAATACGGAATTACGGATTCGGCAAGAGAACTCATAGAAGATCTGTTTTTTGAAGTTGGAAAAGGTAAAAAGAGTATCATTAAACGGCTGCAGAGGGCGATAAAAAAATACCCGAAGGTCCCTCAATTCAAGAATTACCTTATCAAAGAATACCAGGCCGCCGGTAACCAGAAGATGGCGAACGAGGTTATCGAACAGATTTTAAAAGCTCACCCCGATTATCTTTTTGGAAAATTAAACAAAGTCCATTCGCTGCTGGATGAGGGAAAAGCGGAACAGGTTCCCGAAATTCTGGGTACAGAGATGGACCTTCAGGCATTGTATCCCGAACGGGATGAATTTCATATCGAAGAGGTACTCAAATTCTATTCCATAACCGTTATCTATTTTCTTGAAACCGGGGATCGTGAGCAAGCTGTCGCCCGGCTTGATCTGCTTGAAGAACTCGATCCCGATGCCCCTGCCGTCCAAATAGCCCGCAACCGGCTTATGATGTACGACATAAAGGAAAACCTTGAAAAAAGCAGGAAAAAGTGGGAGCACGACAAAAAACATGAACGTACCGTAGAAAGCCGGGGGTACAGAAGGTCCACTCAAACTGATCAAAAACCTGATTTTCATCATTCCGAAATTGAATATTTATACACAAACGGTTTTGATATTTCAGAACAGAAGATCCGGGAGATTCTCGCCCTGCCAGAAAATTCACTCGTAAACGACCTTGAAAACGTTCTGGAGGATGCGGTAAACCGCCACGAGGTTTTGAAAGAAGAAATTCTGCAGAGTGGATGGAACTATGAACGCCATAATTTTGGCAGCCATGCGGTTTCCCTTCTTGCTGAAATGGAAAGCACCCAATCCTTGCCAACTGTTTTAGAGCTGTTGCGGCAGGGCGAAGAATTTCTCGAATTCTGGTTTGGCGACCGCCTCGAAGAATATTTTGCTGATCCGGTAGCAGTGCTTGCTGAGAACCAACTATCCCTGCTGGACGAATTCCTGAAAGAACCGTACAACAGCTCCTATGCCAGAAATATCGCTGTAAGCGCCACAGAAAATATTGCCCGGCAAACGCCGGAGAAGCGGGACTCCATCGTAACAATGTACGAAGACTGGATCAATTTCCTGCTTAAAAACGAAAAGGATGACTCCCTTTTTGACACCGAGCTTCTGGGTTTTATTGTATGGAGCTGCTTAAATTTAAATGCTGACAGTCTGCTCCCGCTCATTAAACAGCTCTATCAGAACAACCTGGTTCCAATAAATATGCTTGGAACGTACGAGGAAGTTGAGCGGGACATGCTTCAAACATCACTTTTACCTACAGTAGATCCGTTCGATATCTACACCCATTACAAAAAAATCCATACCAATCCGCTGTACGACAAGCCAGATTCCGAATCTGATCATCAGCCTCTTCCGGCAACTCCGCCTCCCCTGCCGTCTTTTGATCAGCCCGGTACCGGCAGTCAACCAGC includes:
- a CDS encoding DUF1186 domain-containing protein; translated protein: MSASSPAKPSVSYKISYSHTFRDNEYGITDSARELIEDLFFEVGKGKKSIIKRLQRAIKKYPKVPQFKNYLIKEYQAAGNQKMANEVIEQILKAHPDYLFGKLNKVHSLLDEGKAEQVPEILGTEMDLQALYPERDEFHIEEVLKFYSITVIYFLETGDREQAVARLDLLEELDPDAPAVQIARNRLMMYDIKENLEKSRKKWEHDKKHERTVESRGYRRSTQTDQKPDFHHSEIEYLYTNGFDISEQKIREILALPENSLVNDLENVLEDAVNRHEVLKEEILQSGWNYERHNFGSHAVSLLAEMESTQSLPTVLELLRQGEEFLEFWFGDRLEEYFADPVAVLAENQLSLLDEFLKEPYNSSYARNIAVSATENIARQTPEKRDSIVTMYEDWINFLLKNEKDDSLFDTELLGFIVWSCLNLNADSLLPLIKQLYQNNLVPINMLGTYEEVERDMLQTSLLPTVDPFDIYTHYKKIHTNPLYDKPDSESDHQPLPATPPPLPSFDQPGTGSQPAVNPWKDVGRNDPCPCGSGRKYKRCCLR